The nucleotide window GTTTCATTATGTAATTGGCAGGATACAATTTTATCTGACTAACAGTAcattgttatatttgatttatccTAAACTCTCCTGAAATCATTATGACTATTAGACTGTGAGGAGGCTTTTGCTATCGCAGATTTATGGCTAGGATAGGTCAAACTGAAGGCTCGCTCGAGAATGATATGAGCAGTAGACACATCATCTGAGACCTGATTTCTGTCTATCGCTGATGTTAGCAAGTTGTACAGGAAAAGACTAAATAAACTACACTTTTTGTCATAAGCAAACAGTAAGCGGCAGGCAAAACATGTATTAGTCTACCTACATCCTGTGACTAGCATCAGACTGGATAGTTTGGGATCATAAGATCCACATGAAGCAAGCGTGAGACTTAAAAGAGACATTAGGTCCCCAGTGAATGGATAATTGAAAGTATAGTGAGTCCAGAATAATCTAATATCTAAATTTATACATAGTCAACCTTTTGTGAAGAGTCAGATTGAACACGGAGCTAGactaaaattcaaactaaatccTGATAAATTCAGAAGTGCAAGTAAAAGACCAAATTCACATTAAACCCTCAACCAGGCTGCTGGATTCCGCTTTTTGGGCCGACAGGTGGACCCTTGCATAAGATAATACGCTAATTGAAGCTGAAAATGTCCACCCTGTCATTGTTCCAAAATGTCCACCCCGTCGGCTTCTTAGACTCATGACACATCTTTAAAAACACAtggtttacataaaatattttatatatttataatttgaaagCAACAAATAACCCTGTTTAGGAAAGGGACATCATACCTTTCAGAAAATACAACTTGATGCATACTGTCAAACCAAAATACATTTAACACAAATGTGTGCATTTTATGTGTTTTCTGTTACTACTAGGGGTTTTCCTGGTTAGATGTTTTAGCTTAGAATCTATTAATAAAACTTTAAGGAGTCACactcacatacatacatagatataATACAGTCAGCCTTTTACTGAGTAACTCGGGTCCACATCAAAATATGTACCATTCCCATACATGGCTCCTAAAAACAGGAATAATTCTGTTAATCCTAaatacaaaaaacactttttttattctgaaaagaTTATGGAATGTTAGCTATACCATTTTTGCCAGCGAAGCTGCGATTGAACCCCTGATTGTTGATCTGATCGGTTGTATCAGGGCCAGTGCCATGGAAGAGACGCTTTTCGttgtttttgtgcttgtttttgtCTTCCAGTTCCTCCTTTTTGATCACATAGTTTCTCCAAATTGCGCAGTTCTGGACTCTTTCAATCTGTGCAAAATGCTTGACACAAATTAGTTGggtcaaatataaatgtaatagatGTACTTTAATGATGTTGTTGGATAGTCCAGTTTTTTCCCCAACTCTTTTTCCACATCTGTAAATTCCTGTGAGTCTGCTTTGAGTTCTATAATAACTACTTGCTGTCCTTCCATGTCCTCCCAGTTTAAAGGTAAAgaagctgaaaaaataaaactaaatatatatttttagtgatcttTGAATCTATTCATAACTATGATGTTTCATATGCATTTGTATTTCTCACCTTTCAGATGTACTCTCTTCAGTTAGGGGCCAAGTACCGAAGGTGCAAGGCACCTATTGTATCCGTTAGCGTAATTTTTTTCTTCGCCACAAGTCTATGGCAActcatagaaccgattgcgggaaagttgtataatttggcacactgatagaggacattcccaacattaactatagcacaTTTGAAGTCTCTGACTCCGACTCTCTAGCGCTACCACTTGtccaaaatttcaatatttttatgctaaaaaaaaatactattttcaatttttcgaaaaaacctacttttttgaaCTCGTCCTAGATGGTTAGTctgattttcacgaaaattggctcagatcatcttcagaccatgctgacaaAAAAGTTATGGTTGATTTGTCCAACTGTTCTCAAATGAAACGTGATCAAATTTGATGAAAACCACGCAAAaatgcatgtgaggctatatctcggcaacggtttggcatattgagaccaaacttggagTGTGATATAATAACCATGACCTGAGattacctgcagtgtttcgacatagcaccacctagtggtcaggagatatgaaaaatgcatactttggctcataacttctgaatggtttggccaaaaatcacacaaatggtctctttagattcagtgagtcatgttgagtcaaatgatatccagaTTTCctgtgtcagccattttaggtgtcggccattttgaattatgttctaaaatgctgtatttttttaatgttatcatatcattatgaaaataatttaaaaatataaatctccgtgccctgaaggtactcaaaaattTGGTGgcagttataatgaaatatctaaaaaaatgctaataacttttgaatcgATTAGACTATTGAAATGTAAATAGTCTCCCTATATTCTTCGAGTCCTGCCGAGAACATCGATTCCatttatgccaaaattggccatacttcctgcacgccattttgattaatgttgaaaatctactttttcgaactcctccttgACCGTTAGTCTGATTTCCACCGAATTTGACGCAGATCATCTGCACACCCCACTGgccaaaagttatggatttcgtgtcgatatacgaaacggttctcgtTTAGCGCATCAtcaaatttgctggaaagatgccaaaatgcatttgaggctgtatctcacaAAGCTTCGACATATTTGCACCCAACTTTGTACGTGTCATCgttacctcacactgaccatgccacatcaatttggtaacagcaccacctattggacAAGAGTAATTAACCATTCATTAACCTTCAATTATGAAATttccaaaaatgctaataacttttgattgcattaggctattgtaatgaaactgatCTCAAAAATATTCCTTACTTAGATTGTGCCAACAATAGACCTACTAATTTTTTAGTAGGAAATCTGAActccctgtccgccattttgattaatggttagtccgattttcaccaaatttgacgtggatcatcttcagaccatgctggaaaaaattatggattttgtgtcggtATACAAAACGGTTCCCAATTAGcacatcaacgaatttgctggaagggtgccaaaatgcatttgaggctgtatctctgcaaagctttgacatatctGCACCAAACATTGTATGTTTCACCTCACACTGACCCTGCCGCATAAATTTGGTAACACCACCTATtagtcaagagtaataaaccattcattaaccatgaatagttacacttataaaaatgctaataactttttactgCATTTGCCTATTGCAATGAAACTGGTCTCATAATATTCTCTGCCATGTTGTTTTATGTtgtaaacctactttttcgaactcctcgtCAACTGATAgtcttattttcaccaaaattgaatcagatgatCTTTAGACTatgctgacaaaatgttatggattttgtatcaatacacaaaaccgtttttgcataacACTGCAACGAAAATGAGGCatcatgccaaaatgacacttcaggctgtatctctgcaatgctttaacATACTGACACTAAACGTTTTGTATGTTATTGTCATATCACACAGAACACACCGaaatgatttgattacagcgccacctgttggtcaaaagtgataGGCCATTTAATCGTATTACAAGTGGTTGTATGTATGAttattttagccatttcaattacaatcatcctaaaattggtTTAATTGCTCATTGATGCACTTCATGTGATCCTCCATGCCATGTTTAGCTCCTCAACTTTCcgctggagtgcttggccccgtaattgctgcttgcagctatatttcaaCTTGTTTTCCTCCTCTTGTTGCCTTTTTGCAAACTATGTCTACATTATACACTTCACTGTTAATCTTGATTAGCACAGAAGTATTTTGGAGGTTGAAGGCTTCTTCCAAGTCGCAGTTGGTGTAAGGATCAAATGGTTTACATTTACGACCACTTCATTATTGCCACTCAACTGTGCTGCTGTTCAATATTGCCACCCTTTTTCGGTTTTCAATCTTTTCCACTTTGCGGATAATGTGCGGAATGCGACTTTCTGCAGTGTAAACAATTGATGTCATGCCCTTTACAGTGATGAAGGAGTCTTGTTCTTTCTTCTCAATTATGACATTTACTTTGACCtcctttttcattttctttagcaTTTTTAATTCCTTTTTGCTGAAACGAGCAATGGCTGGATCACGGATTGTTTAATTCATTTGCTTCTTGTTAATCATGTCGTTGATGATGGTACTGGCCTTACTCAAACACTCTGTTGTCTCACTACATAGCTGAAACACAGCAGGCTGGATTTCTTTAAACACAATGTTTTCAccttttgttcaaaataaataaatattagataaatattagatcttaataaaaaacatttcatattaatttcttttttatttactgaCCTTTAATTCTGCTGCTCAAGCTTTTCTTTGACTTGGTGATTTTTAGCATGCTTTGATGAAAGTCAGCCAACATACTTGATTGGAATATAAGGAACTCCACATTTTTGACATGATCAGTTTTTTTGCTTGCAAATTCAACTACTGCGCTGATCATTGCTTCTGCAACATCAGCTGGATTAAGACCACCTTGACCTTAaggatcaattaaaaaaaaatagtgatttgAATTTCTCACACTGAAAcagatttaaattatattaaatattaattacagCAAGATGTCCACAAGCACAACATTTAGCTAggtataataaaaattaaaaaaaagcatcaccTGTGCCTAGAGCAGGGAAGGCAACAGAGGTCAATTTCCGATTCTCACATAGCATCAGAACGGACAAAACTTTTAGCTGAATATCAGCTGGACTTCTACTTCCAACAATGTGTATGATTTCTTCACATGGGAGATTGCCAGAAGAGGTCACAATCTCTCTTTGCTGATCATTTGCTTTTCCAGCTGTGGAAAAATACACATACTAATGATCACATGTTTAATAGACCACTCTTGAGCAATGTATTGAAACATTAAAAGTTTGTAAATTAGGCGAATAGTTGACGCACACTTTTCTAATAATTCCTGTTCTACTTGTAATCCAGCACCATCTAAAATTGCCTTGGATACCCCtagatagcaaaaaaaaaaacatgggcaGTTGCAGTAGTGTCCCAGTAAAAGCATGGttataaataatttgaattcatAGTAAATTCTCAATTGAACttaaattaactgaaattaatatattaagtTGGTTTAACCTGATTTTAAAGTAAATTCCTTATTTGAGGAGTTGACAATTGCATCTGTGTTTTCTTTGGTTATGTCCCCCGATGAAACATTCAGAGTCAGATGAtgtatttgcatagtgtacacctTGAAACAGGAACTGGAGACTCCACTCTCTGACTCTAAATATAAAGCAACAAAGATagatctcagttttttttttcttttgtcaatACTGCCAAAACATCTGGTTTTAtagatttaatgatttttttttttttttttttttttttttttgtgtagtcAGTATGTGTACCTTGAGCAATCTCATCCTTCTCCTCTTCCAGCATGCCATCATCCTGGAGCACTGCCACAAATCCATTTTCCCTCGCAAACCTTGAGAGCATCATTTTACCCTGCTCCATGAAGTACTTCTGTGCTCCTGCCTTTTTAATGATCAGTGTGTCCGTATAGAGATCATCTGCCAAACTTTTAAAGAAAGTCACAGCTGACTGGACTACTGCACGCTCTCCAGACAGTTTGATCAAGGGTTTCTTTGggtcaaaactcactttcaccTCATCAGACTTCATAAAATCCTGCCAGTCTTGGGATTTTCTGTCTTTTATAAATTGAGCCACTGCATGTGATTTGACATGCACATTTTCTTCAGTTGTGGTTTGtgatttattgctttttttcaatctgtttaaaattttacaaaatattaattagtcAAAACACTAAACAAGACCACTGACAgatattttaccaaaaaaaaaaaaaaaaaaatgttgcactgATAATATGTATAACTGTATGGGCACAACAATGCACCTCAAGCTATCAAATTCATCTGCACCGTATGGCAGAACAAATGTCATGTTATTACCGAAACAATGTTCCCATACAAGCTTCTATGCTTCAATCACCAAAAGTTACATAGTTTAAAAGATTTGTGCAAATCACCAAATAAGTGAGCAGACCTGGAATGTGTTTCCCAGACAATGACATAACTCACTCCTCAGTACAATGCATCATTGGAACAAATTAgaaatgactgtgtgtgtgtgtgatctacagtatatctatctatctatctatctatctatctatctatctatctatctatctatctatatatatatatatatatatatatatatatatatatatatatatatatatatatatatatatatcctccatTGACAaggaattttcgaatcttgctgaTATCAAGCAAGACAAGTCAAGTCAGACATCCTACAGTCataataattactgatgttaacacactaggaaaatgtgtaacaaatgcctcgcagatacaaacgggtaaataatgtttttatgttttgattaaaagatagttaacactaaacGTCAGCTAAACCCtaaaaatacacaatttttacaatagtgctctcattagcCTATAACATTAGTCTAAAATGTTAGCAGTTAatattctgcatttctgttttaaagctgcgcgtgctgaagatgaccagtacaGTGACATATTTGATAGCAAGCTTTTAATCAATgagattcaactcataatttcatgtagaatacacttagttatttatacaacataacgataatattaagacttataggctATCTGCAGAGCCCAAATGCACATAAACATATCTGCATGGCTCTGAATGAACGCATTTTGTGGACACGTTCTtcacgaaacaatgtgcagaaaaacAGCAGCTTAACTCTAAAAATGCACAGCCTTTTAATATAatggtgttctcattataatggtatgggTGTGACAGTCCAGTTATAGTTATTAATActctgcattgtagtttgactTGCCTCATTGACGAACATATTTCGTCTCGTCTTGTCTGACGAAATTAACACTAATACAccagctgaaatgttttgaaatcacttgtaccctagCTGTTCGAAAACATCCAGTCTGtacctgtgtcagtttgagtctttaaatccctgccgccaagatgctccttTGTCGGCCACatattatggaaagtgaaacataaatctttaGGGGTgattggatttattcacgcactttaaaatataaatttgaagcttatttcttttcagattcgtacagctttatcataataggctgcataTTAACTTATTTGGAGAAAACTGCAAGTTCTATATGAAATTAGACATTTGAGCCCCCCATATAgtcagaatggcataatcataacAGCCCGCGAATATTCTACTGTGAGATTGGTAGTCAAATCAGGCTCCTCGAGTCGAAGCATCGAATAGTCGACTATTTGGggtcacccctaatatatatatatatatatatatatatatatatatatatatatatatatatatatatatatatatatatatatatatatatataaatgaccacTTCCAGTCTAAACCAATGAGTTCACAACAGACCAGTATATATTCTACCCATGGACGTTCTTTCAGTCAGTAGAGTGTTCGATGTCAGAGCAGGAAAAGCTGCCAGATTATCAAAGTTTGATAAAAGTCAAATTGTGATGGCACACTGCCTCAGGACTTCAATCTTGGAAATGGTGTGCCTTGTGTGTTGTTTACATGCAGCTAGGGAGTACGTATCAAAAGTGGTGCACGGATCTCCAAATAATGAACTGTCATCCAACCGTGTTTCGCCTGCAGCTCACTGATGCCAGAGAGGAGCACATACTGGGCCACTCTGCAACAAATCACTACCAGCTACAACTGTGGTAACCATGGCAATGTGTCACATCAAACAGCTCATCACAGCCTTCTACGTATGTGTCTGCATAGCTGATGCCCATGCAAACTGTCTGCCATTGCCAGTAATGCATGAAATGAGCAAAAGATCATTGAGATTGGACCATGGATAATTGGAAGAAAGTGGTCAGTTCTGACGAATAAAGATTCCTGGTGCATCACATTGACAAACAAGCATCAGATGTGTAAagtacttgagtaattttacttgattactgtacttaagtattattttgggggatttgtactttactcaactataattttaaatgactacttgtaattttatttgattacatttcatAAGACAATTTGTTACTTTTTACTccttataattgtatttattcttGAAAAGTacactatattttttttattttatctcatgcacattaaatatgttaaacaGAAGCTCAAACATGTGCCTGACATGAGAACTAATGAtcattgttttcatgcatcaaacacacacatttctacttCAATTATGACTTGCATCAGGTAAATGTCTAGGTTCAAAAGTTCACCGTCAAATCTGAGGAAGCATATTGAGCAAAGTTGCATTTTCCCGCCCAAAAAAGTTTGTTcattatttgttctgttttgataGAGCCATTGGCTATGTAA belongs to Carassius gibelio isolate Cgi1373 ecotype wild population from Czech Republic chromosome B10, carGib1.2-hapl.c, whole genome shotgun sequence and includes:
- the LOC127966850 gene encoding protein mono-ADP-ribosyltransferase PARP15-like, with translation MKSDEVKVSFDPKKPLIKLSGERAVVQSAVTFFKSLADDLYTDTLIIKKAGAQKYFMEQGKMMLSRFARENGFVAVLQDDGMLEEEKDEIAQESESGVSSSCFKVYTMQIHHLTLNVSSGDITKENTDAIVNSSNKEFTLKSGVSKAILDGAGLQVEQELLEKSGKANDQQREIVTSSGNLPCEEIIHIVGSRSPADIQLKVLSVLMLCENRKLTSVAFPALGTGQGGLNPADVAEAMISAVVEFASKKTDHVKNVEFLIFQSSMLADFHQSMLKITKSKKSLSSRIKGENIVFKEIQPAVFQLCSETTECLSKASTIINDMINKKQMN